The Sorangiineae bacterium MSr11367 genome window below encodes:
- a CDS encoding xanthine dehydrogenase family protein subunit M — MNPFGYVRPAHEAAALDAGSEPDSQFIAGGTGLVDLLRLGVEKPARLVDLNALGWDKIEPTQEGGLYVGALVKNSDLAWHPEVQRRYPVLSEALLAGASPQLRNMASVGGNLLQRTRCGYFRDVGVTECNKRTPGSGCAALGGYVRMHAVLGGSEHCIAVHPSDMCVALVALDAVVHVRGPTGARIVPVAEFHVAPGAHPEVETVLARGDIVVGITLPPTPFARRSAYVKARDRASYAFALASAAAAMHLEGAVIREARVAFGGIATKPWRSKEAEYVMRGEPATRALFERAAEVALREARPRSGNEFKVALAQRVLVRALSRAGGIA, encoded by the coding sequence ATGAATCCGTTCGGCTATGTGCGACCGGCCCATGAAGCGGCGGCCCTCGATGCGGGGTCGGAGCCCGACTCGCAGTTCATCGCGGGCGGCACGGGGTTGGTGGATCTGTTGCGACTCGGCGTCGAGAAGCCAGCGCGGCTGGTCGACCTGAACGCGCTCGGGTGGGACAAGATCGAGCCGACACAAGAGGGCGGTCTCTACGTGGGCGCGCTGGTGAAGAACAGCGATCTCGCGTGGCACCCCGAGGTGCAGCGGCGTTACCCCGTTCTCTCGGAAGCCCTGCTCGCCGGCGCATCGCCGCAGCTGCGCAACATGGCCTCGGTCGGCGGGAACCTTCTGCAGCGCACCCGCTGCGGGTACTTTCGCGACGTCGGCGTGACCGAGTGCAACAAGCGCACACCCGGCTCGGGGTGCGCGGCCCTGGGCGGGTACGTGCGCATGCATGCGGTGCTCGGCGGCAGCGAACACTGCATCGCCGTGCATCCCTCGGACATGTGCGTGGCGCTGGTCGCGCTCGATGCGGTGGTGCACGTGCGCGGGCCCACGGGGGCGCGGATCGTACCGGTGGCCGAGTTTCACGTGGCGCCGGGGGCGCACCCCGAGGTGGAGACCGTGCTCGCACGCGGGGACATCGTCGTGGGGATCACCCTGCCGCCGACACCGTTCGCGCGGCGCTCGGCCTACGTGAAGGCGCGGGATCGGGCGTCGTACGCCTTTGCGCTGGCCTCGGCCGCGGCCGCGATGCACCTCGAGGGCGCGGTGATCCGCGAGGCGCGCGTGGCCTTCGGGGGCATTGCCACCAAGCCGTGGCGCAGCAAGGAGGCCGAATACGTGATGCGGGGCGAGCCGGCCACGCGCGCGCTGTTCGAGCGGGCGGCGGAGGTGGCACTGCGAGAGGCACGCCCGCGCTCGGGCAACGAGTTCAAGGTGGCGCTCGCACAACGGGTGCTCGTGCGGGCGCTTTCGCGCGCGGGGGGCATCGCATGA
- a CDS encoding pyridoxal-dependent decarboxylase, giving the protein MTPDEFRALGYKIIDWIAEYRETVEPRRVMSHETPGAVRAKLPASPPVDPEPFERILADLESIVLPGITHWSHPSFFAYFPSNTSLSAVLGDLLASGLGVQCMSWQTSPAGTELEEAMMDWLRQMLGLPDAFRGAIQDTSSNATFVAMLCARERASGDARLGGGLQSIEAPLTVYTSDQAHSSVEKAVLLAGIGQEQFRSIETDGRYAMRVDALRARLEEDVRAGKKPCAIVATVGTTATTASDPLRPIAELAREYGAWLHVDAAMAGIAMIAPECREHWAGIDEVDSIAVDPHKWLGTGMHLSAYYVRDASYLTRVMSTQPHYLRTAADDKVTNFRDWGISLGRRFRALKLWCLLREQGTSGLVARIRRDLANAKWLEAEVRKTEGWEVVAPVPFQTVCVRHVPRHLGGMRDEDALNAHNLAWADRINDGGKAYLTSTVVAGRRIVRVSVGAEATELSHVKKLWELMQETAGS; this is encoded by the coding sequence ATGACGCCCGACGAATTTCGTGCTCTAGGGTACAAGATCATCGACTGGATCGCGGAGTATCGCGAGACCGTCGAACCGCGGCGGGTCATGTCGCACGAAACGCCGGGCGCGGTGCGGGCCAAGCTGCCCGCCTCCCCGCCGGTAGATCCCGAGCCGTTCGAGCGCATTCTCGCGGACTTGGAGAGCATCGTGCTTCCGGGCATCACGCACTGGAGCCACCCGAGCTTCTTCGCGTACTTCCCCAGCAACACGAGCCTGTCCGCCGTGCTGGGCGACCTGCTCGCATCGGGTCTCGGCGTCCAATGTATGAGCTGGCAGACCAGCCCCGCCGGCACCGAGCTGGAAGAGGCCATGATGGATTGGCTCCGGCAGATGCTCGGCTTGCCCGATGCATTTCGCGGCGCCATCCAGGACACGTCGTCCAACGCCACGTTCGTGGCCATGCTCTGCGCCCGCGAGCGCGCCTCGGGGGATGCGCGGTTGGGCGGCGGGCTGCAGAGCATCGAGGCGCCGCTGACGGTGTACACGTCGGACCAGGCGCACAGTTCGGTGGAGAAAGCCGTGCTGCTCGCGGGCATCGGGCAGGAGCAATTTCGCTCCATCGAGACCGACGGGCGGTACGCGATGCGGGTCGATGCGCTGCGGGCGCGGCTCGAGGAGGACGTGCGCGCCGGCAAGAAGCCGTGCGCCATCGTGGCCACGGTGGGCACGACGGCGACGACCGCGTCGGATCCTCTGCGGCCCATCGCGGAGCTGGCGCGCGAGTACGGGGCATGGCTCCACGTCGATGCGGCCATGGCGGGCATCGCGATGATTGCCCCCGAGTGCCGCGAACACTGGGCGGGCATCGACGAGGTGGACTCCATCGCGGTCGATCCGCACAAGTGGCTCGGCACCGGGATGCACTTGAGTGCGTATTACGTGCGCGATGCGTCGTACCTCACGCGGGTCATGTCCACGCAGCCGCACTACCTGCGCACGGCGGCGGACGACAAGGTGACCAACTTCCGCGATTGGGGCATCTCGCTCGGGCGGCGCTTCCGAGCCTTGAAGCTCTGGTGCCTTCTGCGCGAACAGGGGACGAGCGGGCTCGTGGCACGCATCCGGCGCGATCTCGCCAATGCGAAATGGCTCGAGGCCGAGGTGAGGAAGACGGAAGGCTGGGAAGTGGTGGCCCCCGTTCCGTTTCAGACCGTGTGCGTGCGCCACGTGCCGCGGCACTTGGGCGGGATGCGCGACGAAGACGCCCTCAACGCGCACAACCTCGCCTGGGCCGATCGCATCAACGACGGCGGCAAGGCGTACCTCACGTCGACCGTCGTCGCGGGCCGGCGCATCGTGCGTGTGTCCGTGGGCGCGGAGGCCACGGAGCTTTCCCACGTGAAGAAGCTGTGGGAACTCATGCAAGAGACCGCCGGAAGCTAA
- a CDS encoding DUF6184 family natural product biosynthesis lipoprotein → MRTVIGVIVVLTIVAAAGIFAVYNRRDDGKIGTARTTAGTAATSNRDPGISPDDYGKVNSDAHARITAARCEREERCQKTGGGKQYTDRPTCERERRTQANYLLPAEKCSRGIPADRVNACVAAIAAAKCDMPAESFDDLAPCTAQILCQ, encoded by the coding sequence TTGCGCACAGTCATCGGCGTGATCGTGGTCCTCACCATCGTCGCCGCGGCGGGCATCTTTGCCGTCTACAATCGACGGGACGATGGCAAAATTGGTACGGCGCGCACGACCGCGGGCACGGCCGCCACGTCGAACCGCGATCCGGGTATTTCACCCGACGACTATGGGAAGGTGAATTCCGATGCGCATGCACGCATCACCGCGGCGCGATGCGAGCGCGAGGAGCGCTGCCAAAAGACCGGTGGCGGCAAACAGTACACGGACCGCCCCACCTGCGAGAGGGAGCGGCGCACGCAGGCGAATTACCTGCTTCCCGCGGAGAAGTGCTCGCGCGGCATTCCGGCGGATCGGGTGAACGCGTGCGTCGCCGCCATCGCTGCTGCGAAATGCGACATGCCCGCCGAATCGTTCGACGACCTGGCTCCGTGCACGGCGCAGATACTCTGCCAATGA
- the gshB gene encoding glutathione synthase translates to MRFVFVMDPMQKVLPDKDTSFALQRAALKRGHELLHTELRDLFAKDGDVWTRARELRVQDGAPFFEYGAVGDVRFADTDAVFIRKDPPFDSEYLYATLLLERARGQTLIVNDPRGLRDANEKLYALHFSRHMPKTLVASHRERILDFADEVGGTAVIKPLHGAGGAGVLLLSRKDQNARSIIETLTREETVAAMVQEYLPAVRQGDKRVLLLDGQVLGGINRVPRSDDLRSNIHVGGRVEPCEVTAQERAVVDDIAPRLRADGLYFVGLDFIGGKLTEVNVTSPTGIQELSAHQGRDVSEDVIAWVEKNVTSGAARSKEPPRS, encoded by the coding sequence ATGCGATTCGTGTTCGTGATGGATCCGATGCAGAAGGTGCTGCCGGACAAGGATACTAGCTTTGCCCTCCAGCGCGCGGCATTGAAACGCGGCCACGAGTTACTCCATACGGAGCTGCGGGATCTCTTTGCGAAAGACGGCGACGTGTGGACCCGCGCGCGCGAGCTGCGTGTGCAAGATGGCGCGCCCTTTTTCGAGTACGGCGCGGTGGGCGACGTGCGCTTTGCCGACACCGACGCCGTCTTCATCCGCAAGGATCCGCCGTTCGATTCCGAGTACCTGTATGCCACATTGCTGCTCGAGCGGGCACGCGGGCAGACGCTCATCGTGAACGATCCACGCGGTCTGCGCGATGCGAACGAAAAGCTGTACGCACTGCACTTTTCGCGTCACATGCCAAAAACGCTGGTGGCCTCCCACCGTGAGCGCATCCTGGATTTCGCCGACGAAGTGGGCGGCACCGCGGTGATCAAGCCCCTTCACGGCGCCGGCGGCGCCGGTGTGCTCCTTCTCTCGCGCAAGGACCAGAACGCCCGTTCGATCATCGAGACGCTCACCCGCGAGGAAACGGTCGCGGCCATGGTGCAGGAGTACCTGCCCGCCGTGCGCCAAGGCGACAAACGCGTGCTCCTGCTCGATGGGCAGGTGCTGGGCGGCATCAACCGCGTGCCCCGCTCCGACGACCTGCGCTCGAACATCCACGTGGGCGGGCGCGTGGAACCGTGCGAGGTGACCGCACAGGAACGGGCCGTGGTCGACGATATCGCACCACGCCTGCGCGCCGACGGCCTCTATTTCGTGGGCCTCGACTTCATCGGCGGCAAACTCACCGAGGTGAACGTCACATCGCCCACCGGCATTCAGGAGCTCAGCGCGCACCAAGGACGCGATGTTTCCGAGGACGTGATTGCCTGGGTCGAAAAGAACGTAACTTCGGGTGCGGCGAGGTCGAAGGAGCCTCCGAGATCCTGA
- a CDS encoding 2Fe-2S iron-sulfur cluster-binding protein — MRGVKKRDVEGVSPEAPSFCEALEASHPVWLRRGDRSHPAGGLSRRELVVSGFTSGCALALTQACGRNTAGDAGAVSVGQTSTSAAEAARELDIVLRVNGEAHSLRLEPRVSLLDALRERLGLTGTKKGCDHGQCGACTVLVDKRRVHACLTLAVMVQGAPITTIEGLAKGEELHPMQAAFVTCDGLQCGYCTPGQILSAVGLVHEGHAKTDDEVREEMSGNVCRCGAYSNIVAAVQLARRKGIAS; from the coding sequence ATGCGCGGTGTGAAAAAACGAGACGTCGAAGGAGTGAGTCCGGAAGCTCCGAGCTTTTGCGAAGCGTTGGAGGCTTCGCATCCCGTTTGGCTACGGCGTGGCGATAGATCCCACCCCGCGGGCGGGCTGTCACGGCGCGAGCTCGTCGTTTCGGGGTTCACCTCCGGCTGTGCGCTCGCGCTGACACAAGCCTGCGGCCGCAACACGGCGGGTGACGCGGGCGCCGTCTCCGTCGGGCAAACGTCGACGTCGGCCGCCGAGGCCGCGCGCGAGCTCGACATCGTGCTCCGCGTGAACGGCGAGGCGCACAGCCTGCGGCTCGAGCCTCGCGTATCGCTGCTGGATGCCCTGCGCGAGCGGCTCGGGCTCACCGGAACGAAGAAGGGGTGTGACCATGGCCAGTGCGGCGCGTGCACCGTGCTCGTCGACAAGCGCCGCGTGCATGCGTGCCTCACCCTGGCGGTGATGGTGCAGGGCGCGCCGATCACCACCATCGAGGGCCTGGCGAAGGGGGAAGAACTTCATCCGATGCAGGCGGCCTTCGTGACCTGCGACGGACTCCAATGCGGCTACTGCACACCGGGGCAGATCCTGAGCGCGGTCGGCCTCGTCCACGAGGGGCACGCGAAAACGGACGACGAGGTGCGCGAGGAGATGAGCGGCAACGTCTGCCGCTGCGGGGCGTATTCGAACATCGTGGCCGCCGTTCAGTTGGCGCGCCGCAAAGGGATCGCGTCATGA
- the ggt gene encoding gamma-glutamyltransferase encodes MNASFRTLLGRSLPRRIPRLPTVFVAVASVLVLAFPVSQSRAAFPQAAEGASVAVATENADATHAALETLRNGGNAIDGAITAALTLGVVNPVSSGIGGGGFALVYLKKDRKVVALDFRETAAQKIDVEKLLAQNGANAQAAQRGHTVGVPGEPAGLELLNLRYGKRSLAADAQPAADLATRGFSLGRHMADSLARMHEYVVQSPDLARAFFPGDHPLGYRAAVRRPELGRTLTRFGSEGSRPFYSGDIAKKIVQAARSAGGTLDEGDLTAYRVRERAPLTRTFGARTIYTMPAPSAGGLMLLEAASILGADSTSMLGKLGFGSSEYLHFMAEVMRGAVADRARIAGDPDLEASVNESYERALATDRMAARQKKLDPYKTHVAPEFKSTEQGTTHIVVADADGNVVSLTTTVNGPFGARLVAGDTGILLNDELTDFSSPSDVAGFGVIGLGPNRPRPGARPVSSMTPTIVLENGAPLLAVGGSGGLRIAGNVMQATLARLVYQMDPGACVSAPRIFVHGATPEVLVEPDIPEDVRAGMRARGETVRESSSSANAVQMVAWDRRGPQPRLLATADPRKHGFALAQ; translated from the coding sequence ATGAACGCCTCTTTTCGTACCTTGCTCGGACGCAGCCTACCACGCCGAATTCCGCGGCTCCCCACCGTCTTCGTGGCGGTCGCCTCGGTGTTGGTCCTGGCGTTTCCGGTCTCCCAAAGCCGCGCCGCGTTCCCGCAAGCCGCCGAAGGCGCCTCGGTGGCCGTCGCCACCGAGAATGCCGACGCCACGCACGCCGCGTTGGAAACACTGCGCAATGGGGGAAATGCCATCGATGGCGCCATCACCGCGGCGCTCACGCTCGGGGTCGTCAATCCGGTGTCCAGCGGCATCGGCGGCGGAGGCTTCGCGCTGGTCTATCTGAAGAAGGATCGCAAGGTCGTGGCCCTCGACTTCCGCGAGACCGCCGCGCAGAAGATCGACGTCGAGAAGCTGCTCGCCCAAAATGGCGCCAATGCCCAGGCCGCTCAGCGCGGGCACACCGTAGGGGTTCCCGGCGAGCCTGCCGGGCTCGAGCTGCTCAACCTGCGCTACGGCAAGCGTTCCCTCGCCGCCGATGCCCAGCCCGCTGCCGATCTGGCGACCCGTGGCTTCTCGCTGGGCCGGCACATGGCCGATTCGCTGGCGCGCATGCACGAGTACGTCGTCCAATCGCCGGATCTGGCCCGCGCGTTCTTCCCGGGCGATCACCCCCTCGGCTACCGCGCGGCGGTGCGCCGGCCCGAGCTCGGGCGCACCCTGACCCGGTTCGGCAGCGAAGGTTCGCGCCCCTTCTACAGCGGCGACATCGCGAAGAAGATCGTGCAGGCCGCGCGCTCCGCCGGCGGCACCCTCGACGAGGGCGACCTCACCGCGTACCGCGTCCGCGAGCGCGCGCCGCTCACCCGCACCTTTGGCGCGCGCACCATCTACACCATGCCGGCGCCGTCGGCGGGTGGGCTCATGTTGCTCGAGGCGGCGAGCATCCTCGGCGCGGACTCGACGAGCATGCTGGGCAAGCTGGGCTTCGGCTCGAGCGAGTACCTGCACTTCATGGCCGAGGTGATGCGCGGCGCCGTGGCCGATCGCGCGCGCATCGCGGGCGATCCGGATCTGGAAGCATCGGTGAACGAGTCGTATGAGCGCGCCTTGGCGACGGATCGCATGGCGGCGCGCCAAAAGAAGCTCGATCCGTACAAGACGCACGTGGCGCCCGAGTTCAAGTCGACGGAGCAGGGGACCACGCACATCGTCGTGGCCGATGCGGACGGCAACGTGGTCTCGCTCACCACGACGGTGAACGGCCCCTTCGGCGCGCGCCTGGTGGCGGGCGACACGGGCATCCTGCTCAACGACGAGCTGACCGACTTTTCCTCGCCGAGCGATGTCGCCGGCTTCGGGGTCATCGGCCTCGGGCCGAACCGGCCGCGCCCCGGCGCACGCCCGGTCTCGAGCATGACGCCGACCATCGTTCTGGAGAACGGCGCGCCCCTTCTGGCCGTCGGTGGCTCGGGCGGGCTTCGCATCGCGGGCAACGTGATGCAGGCGACGCTCGCGCGCCTCGTCTACCAGATGGACCCGGGCGCCTGCGTCAGCGCGCCGCGCATCTTCGTGCACGGGGCCACGCCCGAGGTGCTCGTCGAGCCGGACATCCCGGAGGACGTGCGCGCGGGCATGCGCGCCCGCGGCGAAACGGTGCGCGAGTCGTCGTCCTCGGCGAACGCGGTGCAGATGGTGGCCTGGGACCGACGCGGCCCGCAACCGCGCCTCTTGGCCACGGCCGATCCGCGCAAACACGGGTTTGCCCTCGCCCAATGA
- a CDS encoding FHA domain-containing protein, whose product MPLTIVVRSSEPGASSDTPDASLTFDGPRVVIGRGTGCDVRLPDVSVSHRHASLRIDAGVHSLIDEGSLNGTFVGGVRLLPQVPRVIQSGDLVRVGRVWLELRIDQRPATRDLSLATRDLALRLVSQAMRNLGDDTVSKVSVVEGRSSGAFLHLEEEGRIYVVGRGESCDLPLDEHDSSRQHVQIVRRGSVVLIRDLGSKNGVVLGEVPLDRDRDVVWKAHSMMRVGTTVLALQEPVADALADLEAAPDEKLVPADVPPPPLRESNKSDAPMSEIPTSSSLRPEDERSSAPIASVEKMSEPTPLPKKKTSHLTPGYALVVITAFAVIVASLVGLVWLLRTGENSGM is encoded by the coding sequence ATGCCACTGACCATCGTCGTTCGCTCCTCGGAACCCGGCGCCTCTAGCGACACCCCCGATGCCTCGCTGACCTTCGACGGCCCACGCGTCGTCATCGGTCGCGGCACGGGGTGCGATGTGCGCCTGCCCGACGTGAGTGTGAGCCATCGCCATGCGAGCCTGCGCATCGACGCGGGGGTGCACTCGCTCATCGACGAGGGAAGCCTCAATGGAACGTTCGTCGGGGGCGTGCGGCTTTTGCCGCAGGTGCCGCGCGTCATCCAATCGGGGGACTTGGTGCGCGTGGGGCGCGTATGGCTCGAGCTGAGGATCGACCAGCGCCCCGCCACCCGCGATTTGTCCCTGGCCACACGCGATCTGGCGCTGCGCCTCGTGTCGCAGGCCATGCGCAACCTGGGCGACGACACCGTGTCCAAGGTCTCGGTGGTCGAGGGGCGCTCGTCCGGTGCCTTTCTGCACCTGGAGGAGGAAGGGCGCATCTACGTCGTCGGCCGCGGCGAGTCGTGCGACCTGCCCCTCGACGAGCACGATTCGTCGCGGCAGCACGTGCAGATCGTGCGGCGGGGCTCCGTCGTGCTGATCCGCGATCTCGGCTCGAAGAATGGCGTCGTCCTGGGCGAGGTGCCCCTCGACCGCGATCGCGACGTGGTGTGGAAGGCGCACTCGATGATGCGGGTCGGCACCACGGTGCTGGCGCTTCAAGAGCCGGTCGCGGACGCCTTGGCGGATCTGGAGGCGGCGCCGGACGAAAAGCTCGTCCCCGCGGACGTGCCCCCGCCGCCCCTCCGTGAGAGCAACAAGAGCGATGCGCCGATGTCGGAGATCCCCACATCGTCCAGCCTGCGCCCCGAGGATGAGCGCAGCTCGGCTCCCATCGCGAGCGTCGAGAAAATGAGCGAGCCGACGCCGCTCCCCAAGAAAAAAACGTCGCACCTTACACCGGGGTATGCGCTCGTGGTCATCACGGCGTTCGCGGTCATCGTGGCGAGCCTCGTGGGCCTGGTCTGGCTCCTGCGCACGGGCGAGAACAGCGGCATGTAG
- a CDS encoding glutathione-dependent formaldehyde dehydrogenase has protein sequence MQAVVFHRPKKVTVDRVDDPRIEAPTDAILRVTSTAICGSDLHIYNGFFPQIRNLVLGHEFMGIVEEIGTSVQRLKKGDRVVVPFPVACGQCFFCERSLPIHCENSNKKNYGPEGGLLSQKGGGLFGYTDLYGGYAGGQAEYVRVPYADYGPRRVSDSLTDDQVLFLSDILPTGWSAIDWAEVRGGETVAVFGCGPVGLMAQKCAWLRGARQVIGIDRVPYRLECARETANAEVIDASRTDPVQGIRDLTHGRGADVCVDAVGMEAHRGMVKKISNVVHAEVGSIEVLRQCISAVRRGGRVSIVGVYGMNYDNFPLGQMFDKGIRVGFGQALVHRYIDELIKIIESGHVRTDDIITHRVALSEAPRAYDIFCRKEDHCVKVILKP, from the coding sequence ATGCAAGCCGTCGTATTTCATCGTCCAAAGAAGGTAACGGTCGACCGCGTCGACGACCCGCGGATCGAGGCCCCCACGGACGCCATCCTGCGCGTGACGTCGACCGCCATTTGCGGGTCCGACCTCCATATTTACAACGGATTCTTCCCACAGATTCGAAATCTGGTTCTCGGCCACGAGTTCATGGGCATCGTCGAGGAGATCGGCACGTCGGTGCAGCGTCTCAAAAAGGGCGACCGCGTCGTGGTGCCGTTCCCCGTGGCGTGCGGCCAGTGCTTCTTTTGCGAACGCAGCCTCCCCATTCACTGCGAAAATTCGAATAAGAAGAATTACGGGCCCGAAGGCGGTCTGCTTTCGCAAAAGGGCGGTGGCCTGTTCGGTTACACGGATTTGTACGGAGGTTATGCCGGTGGGCAAGCCGAGTACGTCCGCGTTCCCTATGCCGATTATGGCCCGCGCCGTGTTTCGGATTCGCTCACCGACGATCAAGTGCTCTTTCTGTCGGACATCTTGCCCACGGGCTGGTCGGCCATCGATTGGGCCGAGGTGCGCGGCGGCGAAACGGTCGCCGTATTCGGCTGCGGCCCCGTCGGACTCATGGCGCAAAAATGCGCATGGCTGCGCGGCGCTCGCCAGGTCATCGGCATCGACCGCGTGCCGTACCGTCTGGAGTGCGCGCGCGAGACCGCCAACGCGGAGGTCATCGATGCATCGCGAACCGACCCTGTGCAGGGCATTCGCGATCTCACGCACGGCCGCGGCGCCGATGTTTGCGTGGACGCCGTGGGCATGGAAGCGCACCGCGGCATGGTGAAGAAGATTTCCAACGTGGTGCACGCCGAAGTCGGCAGCATCGAAGTCCTGCGCCAATGCATCAGCGCGGTCCGCCGCGGCGGCAGAGTATCGATCGTCGGCGTGTACGGCATGAACTACGACAATTTTCCGCTCGGCCAAATGTTCGACAAGGGCATCCGCGTCGGCTTCGGCCAAGCGCTCGTTCATCGCTACATCGACGAGTTGATCAAGATCATCGAAAGCGGACACGTGCGCACCGACGACATCATCACGCACCGCGTGGCGCTGTCGGAGGCCCCCCGCGCCTACGACATCTTCTGCCGCAAGGAAGATCACTGCGTGAAGGTTATTCTCAAACCGTGA
- a CDS encoding xanthine dehydrogenase family protein molybdopterin-binding subunit, producing MNRWTVGQGIDRIDARLKVTGKADYAAEAQVPGLVHAVIVTSTVARGRIASLDTKNAERAPGVLAVLSHLRAPKLPGIRAKTTPQDRYLQLFQDDRIVYNDQPIALVVADTLEHAQYGASRVVAGYETEPFSIDMNAEAPHAYAPENAGPHGTTDSRRGDVNAALGAAKVSVRQTYSTPVEHHNPMEPHAAVAVWQGEDRVTIYDTTQGIFSVRNKVATLFGIPKENVRIVSHYVGGGFGCKGSPWSYVALAAMGAKVTGRPVKLVVTRPQMFSLVGHRPHTVQAVALGADGDGKLTAISHDVRSPTSRFDEFVEPSALQTRMLYACANVSTSHRLVRLDIPTPTFTRAPGIATGTFALESAMDELAYALKMDPIALRLKNYAERDPDTGKPWSSKSLRECYRRGAEKFGWSRRTPDPRSMRDGRWLVGWGMASATYPATQRPASAVARIRADGSALVQAGSQDIGTGTYTIMTQIAADTLALPLARVRFELGDTLFPETPVSGGSQTAASVGSAVKMAGLEVRKKLIELAVTDPKSPLYGRPVAAIDAEEGTLFVKGNRARNDGFGDIVKRSGKAEIEARVDSPEKEDRKRYATHSFGAQFAEVKVDEDLGLVRLSRFVGAFAAGKILNAKTAESQLQGGIVWGIGLALHERTWRDDRSGRVMTRDLADYHVPVNADVPHIDVITVDEIDPHVNEIGAKGIGEIGITGTGAAIANAVFHATGRRIRDLPIMLDALL from the coding sequence ATGAATCGATGGACCGTCGGCCAAGGCATCGACCGAATCGATGCCCGCCTCAAGGTGACCGGCAAGGCCGATTACGCCGCGGAGGCGCAGGTGCCCGGATTGGTTCACGCGGTGATCGTTACAAGCACCGTGGCCCGCGGGCGGATCGCGTCGCTGGACACGAAGAACGCGGAACGCGCGCCCGGCGTTCTTGCGGTGCTTTCGCACCTGCGTGCGCCGAAGCTGCCCGGCATTCGCGCGAAGACGACACCGCAGGATCGCTACCTGCAGCTCTTTCAGGACGACCGCATCGTCTACAACGACCAGCCCATTGCGCTGGTGGTGGCCGACACGTTGGAGCATGCGCAATATGGCGCATCGCGGGTGGTGGCGGGCTACGAGACGGAGCCATTTTCCATCGACATGAACGCGGAGGCACCGCACGCGTACGCGCCGGAGAACGCTGGACCGCATGGCACGACCGACTCGCGCCGCGGGGATGTGAACGCGGCCCTCGGCGCGGCGAAGGTGAGCGTGCGGCAGACGTATTCGACGCCCGTCGAGCACCACAACCCGATGGAACCACACGCGGCCGTCGCCGTGTGGCAGGGCGAGGATCGCGTGACGATTTACGATACGACGCAGGGCATTTTCAGCGTGCGGAACAAGGTGGCCACGCTCTTCGGGATCCCCAAGGAAAACGTGCGCATCGTTTCGCATTACGTGGGCGGCGGGTTCGGCTGCAAGGGCTCGCCGTGGTCCTATGTCGCGCTCGCCGCCATGGGGGCCAAGGTTACCGGGCGCCCGGTGAAGCTCGTGGTTACACGGCCGCAGATGTTCTCGTTGGTCGGGCACCGGCCGCACACCGTGCAGGCCGTGGCGCTCGGAGCCGATGGCGATGGGAAGCTCACGGCCATCTCGCACGACGTGCGCTCTCCGACGTCGCGCTTCGACGAGTTCGTCGAGCCGTCGGCCCTGCAGACGCGCATGCTCTACGCGTGCGCCAACGTGAGCACATCGCACCGACTGGTGCGGCTCGACATTCCGACGCCGACCTTCACCCGTGCGCCCGGCATCGCCACGGGCACGTTCGCGCTGGAGTCCGCGATGGATGAACTCGCGTACGCGTTGAAGATGGACCCCATCGCGCTGCGGCTGAAGAACTACGCGGAGCGCGACCCCGATACGGGCAAACCCTGGTCGAGCAAATCGTTGCGCGAGTGCTACCGGCGCGGGGCCGAGAAGTTCGGCTGGTCGCGGCGCACGCCCGATCCGCGCTCGATGCGCGATGGCCGATGGCTCGTCGGCTGGGGCATGGCCAGCGCCACCTACCCCGCCACGCAGCGCCCGGCCTCCGCGGTCGCGCGTATCCGCGCCGATGGCAGCGCCCTGGTGCAGGCCGGCTCGCAGGACATCGGCACCGGGACGTACACCATCATGACGCAGATTGCTGCCGATACGCTGGCATTGCCGCTCGCGCGTGTGCGCTTCGAGCTGGGCGACACCCTTTTTCCGGAAACCCCCGTATCGGGCGGATCGCAAACGGCCGCCAGCGTGGGCTCGGCGGTGAAGATGGCCGGCCTCGAGGTGCGGAAGAAGCTCATCGAATTGGCCGTCACGGATCCCAAGTCCCCACTTTACGGTCGCCCGGTCGCCGCCATCGATGCCGAGGAGGGTACGCTTTTCGTCAAAGGGAATCGTGCACGCAACGATGGATTCGGCGACATCGTGAAACGCAGTGGAAAAGCCGAAATCGAGGCGCGCGTGGATAGTCCGGAAAAGGAGGATCGCAAACGGTATGCAACGCATTCCTTCGGTGCACAATTCGCCGAAGTGAAGGTGGACGAAGATCTCGGCCTCGTGCGCCTATCACGCTTCGTGGGCGCCTTCGCCGCAGGCAAGATCCTCAATGCCAAAACGGCGGAAAGCCAACTTCAGGGCGGCATCGTATGGGGTATTGGCCTCGCCCTGCACGAGCGCACATGGCGCGACGATCGCAGCGGCAGGGTCATGACACGCGACCTGGCCGATTACCATGTACCGGTGAACGCCGACGTACCGCACATCGACGTCATCACGGTGGACGAAATCGATCCCCACGTGAACGAAATCGGCGCCAAAGGCATCGGCGAAATAGGAATCACCGGAACCGGCGCCGCCATCGCCAATGCGGTATTCCACGCCACCGGCCGACGCATCCGCGACCTGCCCATCATGCTGGACGCTCTTCTATGA